The sequence GGAAGCTTACCGCCCTCACCTTGGCCTGATTGCCGGATTACAGCAATTTCTGGATCAGTCGCGTGAACTGGGCATCCCAATGGGTATCGGCACCGCCGCGATCCCATTCAATGTAGATTTTACAATTGATGATCTGCACCTGAGATCCTATTTCAAGACAATTATAACCGCCGATGACGTGGTAGACAGCAAGCCTCATCCGGAAACTTTCCTGAAGGCGGCTGAAAAGATGGGGGTAAGACCCGAAGACTGCATCGTGTTTGAAGATGCACCTAAAGGTGTAGAAGCCGCGCAGAATGCAGGTATGAAAGCGGTGGTGATCACTACTATGCATACTAAAGAGGAGTTTGCAGCTTATAACAATATTATTCGTTTTATAAGCGACTATACGGAACTATCCCCTTCGGAGCTATAAAGGGAGACTATCTTTTCTAGTGCTATAAGTGGAACTATCCTCTTCGGAGCTATAAAGGGGGACTATCTTCTTCATAGCTATAAATGGTACTCTCCCCTTCAAATCTACAAATGTAACTATCCCCTTCAGATCTATAAAGAGGTACTATCCCCTTCATAGCTATAAACAGAATTTCTTTTTCCATAAAATCCCCTCCCAAAACAGAACGCTTTTGCCTACAGTAAAAGCGTTCTGTTTTGGCGCAATCCCCTGCGGGCTGCTAAAAAAGAAATATTAAAAAAGGCGGGATAAATAATTGTAAAAATGACATTTAATTTTTTATATTGCATTCATATTATAGCTATCAATATCACTAAATGCTGGGAATATCAATGGGGAGTTTTATATTAGCAGAATTAAACACCAGGAAAGTATGACACGTTATTCCCGGCAAACCCGGATGCTGATAGCAGTAGACTGTATAATTTTCGGTTTTGACGGACAGGATCTTAAGCTCTTGCTTATCAAGCGTGGATTTGAACCGGAGAAAGGAAAGTG is a genomic window of Chitinophaga sp. LS1 containing:
- a CDS encoding HAD family phosphatase, which encodes MKRAFIFDMNGTMIDDMEYHVHGWFNILNDDLGANLSREAVKKEMYGKNQEVLIRIFGKGKFTNEQMDQLALEKERRYQEAYRPHLGLIAGLQQFLDQSRELGIPMGIGTAAIPFNVDFTIDDLHLRSYFKTIITADDVVDSKPHPETFLKAAEKMGVRPEDCIVFEDAPKGVEAAQNAGMKAVVITTMHTKEEFAAYNNIIRFISDYTELSPSEL